Sequence from the Paenibacillus tundrae genome:
CTAAAACAACTCTCGACCCAGGAACAAGCAGCCATGTTGGATCGTGAGTTCGTTAATCATTTTCCATGGTATCGTTCAGGAAATTACTTTGCGAAGTGTTTGGAAGAGAATGTACAAGGAACGCGAGTAACCCTATTGGCATTCTGTAATGAGGTACTTGCAGGAGCTTGCCACCTGTTACATCACTCGGAGTATCCGTTTTTCAACATCGAAAATATTCCCGAAATCAATGATCTCAACGTATTTCCTGAATTCAGAAGAAAGAAAATTGCCAGCGCGTTACTCGATGAGATGGAGAACATTGCAGCCCGAGATTACACACGTATTGGACTCGGCGTAGGGTTGTATCAAGATTATGGCAATGCCCAAATGATGTATACCAAGCGTGGTTATGTCATGGATGGGAAAGGGATCATGTATAAGAATGTTCAAGTGGTACCTGGACAACCGGTGATGGTAGATGATGAATTATTGCTGTATTTAGTGAAGGACTTGGGCATATAGTGTTGTAAAGGTTAGTTGCTAAAGTCATATTTTCTCATTTATTTGGGGAGAGTGGTCGTAATGATTGTCATGTCAGAGATCATATTCGCTATGTTGATTGTTGTGGTCATTCTTTTCCAAGCTGCGTTAGCTGCTGGTGTACCATGGGGCGAATATGCGATGGGTGGGAAATTCCCTGGTCAATACCCCCTATTTATGCGTTTCATTTGTTTGTTTCAGATCGCCATTCTGGCACTGATCGGAGTCATTGTTTTAAGTAAATCAGGTTCGCTAATGCCTGCATGGTCAGCGTTTGCTGATACAGCGATTTGGTTTATCATTGCCTACTTGGTGCTCGGCACGATAATGAATCTTATGACACCAAGTGTGTGGGAACGAAGAATCTGGACACCTGTAACCCTTCTACTTCTTATAACGAGTCTAGTCATTGCATTGTCATAAGATGTTATGTAGCAATAACATAGCAACGATAGAGCCCTGGCATGTATGCCAAAGGGCTCTTTTCATAGTTAATGATCCTCATTTATACTAAATGGAAGGTGTGAATATACATAGAGAGAGTCAGGAAGGGGAGACTGTATTGTGGTGTGGATCTTTTACTTTGGAGCAGCTATTTTCATTATCATAGGAGTTGCAGTAGGGCGTAAGCTGAAAGGAAATCGTTCCACAAGAGGCCGAAGAAGGCGTCGGAAGAACATGTACAGAAGTACCAATTTACCTCAGAATCTTGGACTACGCAAAGAGATTGCATATAACCAGACCATTCAGAGACTGGAAGCTAGCTTCCAAACACATTTTTATACACATTCTGAAGATAAACTTGAATTACGGATGCAACAGGAGCATCCTTACATGAATAAGCTAGAGTATCAGTGGAAGCTGCTAGAGCTCAAGCGGTACTTCATTATGGCTTCGTTGCTGAAGCAGGTGCCTATGTTCAGTGAACAGGTGGATCAGTTGTGGCATGAAATGCTGATGTTTACAAGATCGTACGCCGATTTTTGTACAGAATTCATGGGTGCCATGGTACATCATGAGCCAGCAGTTACTCGCAGTGATACGCCAGGTGCGCGTGCTTGGTTTGACTGGGTATATTGTCAGCTCTTTGAGTTCACTCCGTATAGTTCCGCGATCTGGGGTGATTTCTTCAGATATCCGTTATCTGGCGACATACAGAAGCTGATTGTACAGGGGAACCGGTCTGAACTGGTGAACCAGCTTTTCCATGCTAGGCGTACGCAGGAGGAACCTGAGACAGCGCAAGTGGTTACTTACCTAATCGAGCAGTTACAACGATCAGCCAACCTGAACGAGAAAGAGTTATCTTTTGAAAAGACAGGCTCAGGTACGAGCAATGTGGCTCTTCTCATGGCAAGTGCAATGGTATATTACTCCATACAAGATGAGTCAACGTATGAAATGCACATGGAGAGTCTGGAACAAGACATTTTCCCGAGGGAGAAGGCGGCTTCGTCAAGTAGCGGCTGTTCGAGTAGTTCCAGTTGTTATGCAGACCATTCCAGCGATCATCACAGTCATTCTTCTGGAGATTCTGATTCTTCTTCAGGCTCATCTTCTTCAGATTCTTCTTGTAGTTCATCCAGTTGCTCGTCTTGTGGCGGTGGTGGAGATTAAGATAGGGACAATGGAGCAGTGCGGAATGCACGAATCATCAAAAGGGCTTTCCCATTTGCGGGAATAGCCCCTTTTTTGGAATGGACACTAAAGTGTCCATTTTAATGATGATGGTGCGCGTGCGCATCTGGTGCGTCGCCTTTGACGGTGCATAATACCGAACGATCATGCATGTGTTTCTCAGACTCCACCTGTAAAGTCACATGTTTAATTTCCTTATGCTCCAGCAGATGTTCAATCTTCTGAACCAACATTTCGGATGCATACACATCCATCTTGCCATCTACGACAATATGAGCGGTGAGTGCATTCAGGTTGCTGGTAATCGACCATACATGCACATCATGCACACCTTGCACGCCGTCTACGTTTTGGATCGTTTGTACAAGATCATTCAGATCTACATTCTTAGGTGTACCTTCCATGAGGATATGTAAGGACGATTTGGTAACGAAGAAACCACTGCGTAACACAAGTACAGCGACAATCACACTCGCTAATGGATCTGCCCAGCCCCAACCGAAGAACATCATGAGCAGAGCTGCAGCAATAGCCCCAACAGAGCCGAGCATATCACTGATGACATGTAAGTATGCGCCGCGCATATTCAGATTTTTCTCTGTGTCACTGCCACGCATCATAATCCAGGCAACCAGTATATTAATGAGCAATCCAATCGTACTGATGATCAGCATGCCTACGGTTGCTACTTCGGGTGGGTTAATGAAGCGACCAATGGCTTCGTAAAAGATATATAGGGAGATACCGATAAGGGTAATCCCATTCAGTGTAGCGGCTAGAATCTCAAAACGCCGATATCCGTAGGTTTTACCTGTGTTCACAGCTTTCTCACCAAATGTGAATGCTAACAAAGCAATTCCCAAGGCAATGGAGTCTGAGAGCATGTGACCTGCATCTGATATTAGTGCCAGGCTGTTCGTTATAAACCCACCAACGGCTTCAACAAACATATACAGGGTAATGATGATAAAGGAAATGAGCAGAACTTTCTTGTTGTTGGTGTGTGCGTGATGATGACCATGGTCGTGGTTGTGATGATGTCCAGACATACGGAATTCTCTCCTTTTAGAAAAAAAATGTCTCATTAAGAAGCAGTTGATGAAACGTGGAACGACTAATATGATTTAATTATGAACATATGAACAACTACTCATATGTTTTATTTTTTTATTATAAAAGTACCTCATACCAGTGTCAACCCGTTTCATTAGAATTATGAGTTATAAAATGGAAAGTAATTGAGTGAAGTTAGTAAAGCTTATGGTATGATTGAGTGAAACATAAGGGAAAAACATGAAAAAATGGGTGTTCGTACATATAGAACGGGATACTAAATCTTAAAGGAAGAGATCGGTTAGGTGGAGGATATGTATGCAAGATCGACAAAAGAAGATGTGGGTTTGGACAAGTAGTGTAATGTTATGTGCAGTAGCAGTTGGCATCATCATCTATGTTATGAACAGTGATGACATGGAGCATAACGGGGGGAACTCAATCACAGCTGATACTACAGCTGTGAATCATACCCTGCCGACTGAAGATGAGGTTCCGTCAGAAGTGGAAGAAGAAGTAAATATGATCGGAATGATTGAAACAAAAGATAGCAAGAATCTGGATATTTACATGAGTGCTTCAAGAAGCAATAACTTTGGGCAACTTCCATTCAAGCAAGATGAATCATTCAAAATGGTTGTAACGAGTGAAAAAGTAAACGAACTTGAAATTGGACTTATGTCGATGACTGATGAGCAAATCTATAGTGAAATTGTAGAATCCGGAACAGGCAGCGTAACGATCAAAGTACCTGAAAGTGGGATGTACCGAATATACGTGAATAATCTATCGCCTGATTCTGTACAATTTCAGTTGAAATTAGGGAAGGCGATCGAGGGGCCGATAGATTAAGCGTTGGCTTTAAGACTCGGTATAGTCTGGGTGCTGTCTGTCTTTCTGTTAACGCTAACAATAGAGAGGTAGTTAACTCATGAATGAGATTCCATATAAGCTAAACTTTGAGAAATTGTGCAGTGAGCTGGAGCTTGGTGATCTAATAGGAACACCTACAGCCATCTCAGGAGGCTTGTTACATAGAACGTATGCCTTAGTAACTAGCCTAGATAAATATGCAGTGAAGGCACTAAATCCTCAAATTATGCTCAGACCTGAAGCGGTTACGAATTATAGACAGTCGGAGCGAATTGCGAATAAGCTAGCTGACACTATTGCTGCACAACCTGCCATGATCTTCAATGGTAATGCTGTGCACCATATTGAGGATCAATACTATCTCGTATTTCAATGGATTGATGGACAGACTTTTCAGTCTATGGATATTACTCCACTTCATTGCGAACAGATAGGTACGATCCTCGGACAGATTCATAGAACGGATTGTTCTTCGATTCTTGATACAAGTCTTCAGCCGGCCAAACAATTAGAGATCGACTGGAACGGTTATGTGAAACGAGGTCTACACGAAAATATAGAATGGGCTCCGCTATTGGAAAACCATGCGCACAAGCTCTATGAGTGGACGGCAAAGGCTAACACTGCTTCAACAATACTCAGCGTAGATCAGGTAATCAGTCACCGGGATCTAGAGCCCAAAAATGTCATGTGTCGTCATAATAAACCTATTATTATTGATTGGGAATCTGCGGGACGGATTAATCCGCTGCATGATCTCGTTGAAACTGCAATCTATTGGTCTGTGCTTGATACGGGCATTGTCAGTCAAGTTAAATTCATGGCATTTGTCCGTGCATATCGGAAGCAAGCAGGTGAACCAAAGGCCGATTGGGGCATGGTGTTGAATCATGGTTATGAAGGCAAGTTAGCATGGTTGGAATATAGCTTGAAGCGATCCTTAAAGATTGAATGCACAGATCAAGCAGAACAACAGCTGGGAACATCTCAAGTCAGTGGAACGTTAGAAAGTTTGCAAAGGTATGAAAATATGAGTGGTGAGATTGAAGGCTGGCTTAATGCTTGAACATGTCTGAAGAAGGGAGATAAATTCATGGTAAAACAGGGCTTTACACATTGTTTGCAGATGTTTCCGAGTGTGAATATGGCTGCTACAGCAGGGTTTTACGAACGTATCGGCTTCCGGGTTGTACGTTATCTAGATGCGAGTGAACCTCATGTGTGCCTATATATGGATCAGATTGAAATCGTATTAACTCAATCGAACCAAGAAGCGATTGTTCCTAATCGAGAAGTGCACGGTTATGGGTACGATGCGTATTTCATCACAGATAACCAAGAGCAGATGGAGAAGACGTTAAGAGAGTTCGGTGTGAATATTGTACGTCCGCTAGCTACCACGGATTATAACAATAAGGAATTTGTGTTTGAGGATATTGATCGAAGATGGATTGCGGTAGGTAACAAGCAGTAAGAAGTAACTCTAAAATGATGATTTCTATTGCACATACGAGTTTACGAGTTTCTGAGAGAGGAATTTTAACATTCAGGGCATATAAAAACCAGTTGATAGTTAGCAACTGGTTCTTCCTAAATTTATACGGAGTATTTCTTCAACCAATGCAAAGCTTGTTCTTGATCAGCAAAGAATTTAACGGATTCGGTTTGATTCGATTGTTCTAAATAGTTCATGATCTCGCCTTCTTCAAGAAGAAACGCTATAGCCTGAGTGTACTGCAAAAGGTGTTTGTTGAAGAACTTATCTTTCCAAGCCTTTTGCACAGAAAAAAGATCTGGAATGTACCCTTTTCGATCGACCAACAATTTAAATGTCCGGCCTTCGGAAATAAATTGCTGACAAGCTTGCTCAAAGCCTACAAACCATTCGTCAACATCATTTGTTGTAATCTTACCAGTTAGGTGGGTAACGATTAAATCTCCTGAAATGGTTGTGCTGATATTTTGCTTGCTAATTTGGAATCATCTCCCTTAGATATCATTATACGAATCAGGAGATTGGAATCAATCCGAATGAGAGCTAAATGTATGATTTTTATGGATGAGCTTGATATGGAGGGGATTTAACATGATAACGAAGAAGAAGCTAGGTCAAGAAATTCAAAATGATCATTTTCCTAATCATATTGCCATCATGATGGATGGCAATGGTCGATGGGCTAAACAGCGTGGATTACCACGAACAGCCGGGCATTACGCTGGTATGAAAACGATGCGGAAGATTATTCGGATCTGTTGCAAGATGAATTTGAAATATCTCACGTTGTATGCATTTTCATCTGAGAACTGGAAGCGTCCTAAGGATGAAGTGGATTATATTCTGAGTTTACCAGAGCAATTTTTTGATGAAGCAACATTACAGGAATTTGATGAGAATAACATTCGAGTCCAATTTTTGGGAGACATTCGTAAATTCTCGACGGGGTTAACGGATATGATGCAATCAACTGTGGAACGAACCAAGAACAATGATGGAATGATTCTGAATTTTGCGATGAATTATGGAGGTAGGGCTGATATTATGCATGCCATGGAACAAATTGTGGCATCCGGCATTCATCCAGATGAGATAACGGAAGAGTTGTTCGAATCGTATTTATATACCGAAGGTCAACCTTCACCTGAACTCATTATTCGTACGAGTGGGGAGATCCGTCTAAGTAACTTTCTACTATGGCAGTCAGCCACTTCGGAGCTATGGTTTACGCCAACCTATTGGCCCGATTTTAATCAAAAGTTATTGAACAGTGCGATTCAGGAGTACATCGAACGAAAAACAAGAGAATGATATACAGCGAATGACGGGCTGTACATCAATTCGTTGAGCTTGGTAATTTATAAAATTACTGAAAGGGTGAGTCATGATGGCAAAAACCAATAAAACATTACGAACGTGTGAACAAGGTCACCAATATTATAAAAGCAGCGACTGTCCTACATGTCCAGTATGCGAGAAGAAACGCAAACCCCTAACTGGATTTTTAAGTCTTCTTAGTGCACCGGCTCGACGGGCATTGGAGCATGAAGGGATAACGACAGTACAGGAGCTTGCAAACCATCGTGAGAAGGATATCTTGAAGCTGCATGGTATCGGCCCTTCCTCAATGCCGAGTCTTCGCAAGTCCTTGGAGGAAGAGGGGCTGCGTTTCAAGGATTAATCTCAACATCAATCTAATTAATAAGGGGCGATATCCATGAAAACGATTGCGAGCTACTTTGATCCATTTCCTATTCTAGAAACGGAACGCACACGTTTACGACCCATTACGTATTCAGATCTGGAGGATATGTACGGCTACTGTTCGCATCCGGATGTCTCGCGCTATACCACTTGGGATAAACATAAGAGCAAGGAGGATACAAAGGCCTTTATTGATTTTGTCTTAAGTCGGTATGAAGCTGATCAGTTGGGATCTTGGGGAATTGAGTATAAGCCAACGGGAAAGCTGATTGGTAGCTGTAATTATCTGAATTGTGATAGCCATACGATGAAAGCTGAAATTGGGTATGTTCTCTCACATGAATACTGGAATAAAGGTATTATGACCGAGGTTGTGAACCGAATCATTGAATTTGGATTCACAGAAGTTGGACTTGTTCGAATTCAGGCAATGTGTATGATCAACAATACAGGTTCCGCGAAGGTTATGGAGAAAACGGGTATGAAGTTCGAAGGAGTTCTGCGTAATTATGCCAAGGTGAAGCAAGAGCTCCATGACTTGAACATGTACGCTATTACCATCGAAGATTACAGATCGCTGAGGAGTGTATGATGAAGGGGTTATCACTGATAGAAAGGATCATTAAATATGTATGAATTCCATGGATGGGTCGTCTTGAGATATCACACACATGATACGAATGAACGTTTGCAGGATGAGGCTGTAGAGCGTTTCATACAGTATATTAAAGAAGTGGATTCAATGAATTTATCTATGGTAAAAAGATATAATCTTCAGGACTCCTGGATCATTTCAGGTCTGCATAATCATTCCAAAGCATACGTAATTGATGCATTTCATTGGATTGCTATTCATTTACCAGGATCATATGGGTTATTGTACATACATGATGATGAGAATCAGGACGAGAATGACTGCTTCACTGTGAGGCGGCTTGTCAGAGGACAGGTTACCCTTGAAAAGGATCCATTTCTATCTCCCTACATCCCGACTGTTGAGGATAAGTTCGATCCTACCCGCGGTGATTAACTTGGAAGATATTTGAGGAGAGGAAGAGAACCATATGCACTTCTATTGCTATTGCGGCAATCGCATTTCAGACACAACCGATTATTTATCTTATAAGGGATATGTCATCTCCGATCAGGACGAGTTTGATTTTCTGGATGAGATTGATCGAGCCATTGAGTAATCGGGGCCTTCCGCGGAAGATAAAGAGAGCGCAATGATGAACTTACGAAGGTTGTGGGGCGATCTGACTCGAACGGTTTATCAATGTCCAGAATGTGGCACGATTTACTTGGATAATGATAAGAATCAGTTAAGAGGGTTTACTAGGGGGAGCGAGAACACGGAGAAAAATCTATTACGCTCGGCAAAAGGAGATGCATGGCCAGGGTTCATCTATGGCGATTGGGTGGATGATAAGCCGGAATGGAGAGAGAGAGGTTACATAGATGCCTCTATTTTGCCTGAGATGAAGATTTACGAAGATTGGGAGAGTCTTGAATCCGACTATATGGCGTTATTTCAGGAGTTGAAGGATAAGAACCTTTTACGATCAGGTATATTGAAGAAAAATGGAGAATGGATTCATCAATGGTGGAGAGATCATGAGTCATAGAATCATAGAAAATAACTACATAGAATAGGAAGTGTTAGTGTAATGCAACCACAGACGGAAGAGCAAAAAGTAGATTATCGCCCACTAGGTATATCTGGGCTTGGTGGGTGGCTAGTTCTTGTACAGATTGGACTTTATCTTACAATGATTATGGTTCTGGTCCAATTATTTCAGTACTCCTTAACAGCTTTGAATCCAGGAACATGGGAGATCTTAACGTCAGATCAATCAAGTTTTTACCACCCTTGGTGGGGAGCAATCATTATTTTTGAAGTGACCTATAATGTGTTGTTCTTCATATTTAGCATAGTTACGCTTGTAATGTTTTATCGAAAGAAGTCTGTATTCCCTCGTCTGATGATCATATTTTATAGTATTAGTTTAGCTGTGAGCATCATTGATTATCTGTTGTTGCTTCAGATACCTATTGCGAGAGAGCTTGAAGATGGAAGTGGTTTGACCGGAATTGTAAGGCTGGTTATCACCTGCGCAATATGGATTCCTTATTTTATTAAGTCAGAACGAGTTCGGAACACGTTTATCCGGTAAGAGGGAGACATACTAATTGGGGCAAGTCAGGAGAAAGTGACACATCAGGAGCGAATGGGCTGTGGATGATGCCCCTAAGTGAGCGTGGGATTTGAAGTCAACCCTTCGATCATGCACGATCTCTAACGAATTCAGTCAACCTTATTGGCGGATAAATTGCATTCAGAAAATGCTAACGAATCGTTGACACGTTAATACGCCTTATGGACGCGAAAACCATTCCGGGGTATTCAGTCATATAACGTTTCTCAGATTCGTTACCATCTCCATGTGTCGTGATACGATCTAATAAGGCCTCTCCGATTCGTTAACAGATTTCCAGCGAAGGGGAATATAGTTTATGGAGACACCGATTTCATCGGATGGGTCAATACAAATCATAGAACGTACATAATGTCATATCGAACATCTCCTGTAATCCGTTATAATCTCCAAGTTGTAAAACATGGAATAACGCAATCAGGAGGTACACCGAATTGGCAGCTAAAAATAGGTATAAATCGCTCGAACTTGAAACGCCCGGCGTATATGAGCTAGAAGGATTGGAAGTAGGTGTGACATCCAATTGTAATTACAAATGCGACTATTGCTGTGCGTATAACCGAGATGATGGAAAATGTATTAGTGCTCAGGAGGTTATCCGGATTATCAGTGAGCTCCCACGGCTTAAACGAGTACGTTTGTCTGGGGGAGAGGTGACCCTGAAATATCAGGACTGTCTGGATATTGTGACGTACTGTGCAGCCCATGGCATTGACACACAGTTGAATACAAATGCAACCCTGCTGACAGAAGAACGAATACATGCTTTGCGTGATGCAGGATTATCCAATATTCATATTTCATTTAACTATACGGAACCTAACGCGTATGCAGCGTATTACCGAGTACATCCACGCATGTATGAACGTCTGGAGCAGAACATTCGTCTGTGTACCGAAGCAGGATTAGAGACAGTGCTGGAGACTCTGCTATTTGAAGGTACGCAAGCGAATATGCGAGCCATTAGTGAGAAGGTCTACGACATGGGGGTTCGCATTCACGAGATTCAGAACAGCATTGTGATGCCACATAGCAATTGGAGTCAGATTACATCGAAGGAATCTCTTGTTCATTCCGTTAGGGAGCTCATTACACATAAGAAGCCGGATACGACCCTGTATTTCACGTGCATGGATCGTTTCGCCAATCAATTAGGTTTCCGAGAGGAACCTGGCGTTTATTTCTCGAATTGTGTGGACGGAACCAAGCAGCTGCATTTACATGGAAACGGGGATATCCTCATCTGTGAATTATGCCATCCGGTGGTCATTGGTAATATTTATCAAGGTACATCCTTGAAAGATATCTATGCGAATCAACCCCGTGCGTTATCTGATTTTCTAGAAAAGTTGCCTTGTCCGGCATACGATGCACTTTTCCCCAACGAACAAAACGCATAATTGAAGTTAACGCAAGTAGTATGTTGCTTATCACTCATCACTGATATGCTATAAATTATTATTAAAATGCATTCGTCATCTTACATATAGAAGGTTATCTGGACTCCTAGATAGGGGAAAGGATGATCTTCTTTTTTTGCAAAATTATATTCAGATTCATTTAAGCTACTCAGCCTATGATGGCTGTAAGAACTTAGATGAAGAGGTGAGCTTCCATGTTGAAGATCTATGAGAAACCAACCAAGCAAGATTCATATAGAAGAGAAAATGACCCAACAAATTCGAACGAACACAATCTCCCGAACCGACTGCGTAAATGGCTAATCCTTACGCTGGTTCTTAGCATAACGATTGGTTCCATACTCTATAGCTTAGCTGACCGTTATTTGATCAGACATGTCGAAGTGGTCGTTGCCGACGACACAACTAACACTGAATCTCTTGCATCCAATGATGCCACACAGACAAGCAGTGAAGTGAATGCAACATCGGATGACTGGAGCTATACCAGTGATGATATGCAGATTAACATTGAGAAAGTTCAGACCGGGACGGGTTCGGATCAGATTACTTATTATGTAGCGGATGTAACGGTAGCTGACGCAAGCAGTCTGCGCACGGCACTGGCGGATAACAGCTTTGGTACGAATATTATTGAGAACACATCTGATATTGCTGCTGCGAACAACGCGATCTTTGCCATCAATGGTGATTATTACGGCTTCCGGGATGATGGCGTTATTATCCGTAACGGTACAGTATACCGGGATAGTCCAACGCGGGATGCGCTCGCATTGTTCAATGACGGTACGATCAAGACATATAACGAGACCGAAGTTTCTTCCTCAGAGTTACTTGCTGAAGGAGTGACCAATACGTTATCTTTTGGTCCCATTTTAATTCAGAATGGTGAGATTGTGAGTGATTTTAGTAGTGTAAAAATTGATACTAACTTCGGTAACCGCTCTATACAGGATGCGAATCCTCGTACAGCCATTGGTATGATTGCTCCGAATCACTATGTGTTCGTTGTGGTGGATGGACGCCAGGATGAGAGTCGCGGCATGACGCTGGCTGAACTTGCTGCTGTGATGAAAGACTTAGGAGCAACGGAAGCGTACAATTTGGATGGTGGCGGCTCGTCGACAATGTATTTTATGGGGCGAGTGGTCAATAATCCGCTGGGGAGAGATCAGGAACGCGGCGTCAGTGACATCCTGTATCTTAAGGAGGGTGAAGCGTCATGACCGTATTAAT
This genomic interval carries:
- a CDS encoding GNAT family N-acetyltransferase, which codes for MSSITLKQLSTQEQAAMLDREFVNHFPWYRSGNYFAKCLEENVQGTRVTLLAFCNEVLAGACHLLHHSEYPFFNIENIPEINDLNVFPEFRRKKIASALLDEMENIAARDYTRIGLGVGLYQDYGNAQMMYTKRGYVMDGKGIMYKNVQVVPGQPVMVDDELLLYLVKDLGI
- a CDS encoding cation diffusion facilitator family transporter — protein: MSGHHHNHDHGHHHAHTNNKKVLLISFIIITLYMFVEAVGGFITNSLALISDAGHMLSDSIALGIALLAFTFGEKAVNTGKTYGYRRFEILAATLNGITLIGISLYIFYEAIGRFINPPEVATVGMLIISTIGLLINILVAWIMMRGSDTEKNLNMRGAYLHVISDMLGSVGAIAAALLMMFFGWGWADPLASVIVAVLVLRSGFFVTKSSLHILMEGTPKNVDLNDLVQTIQNVDGVQGVHDVHVWSITSNLNALTAHIVVDGKMDVYASEMLVQKIEHLLEHKEIKHVTLQVESEKHMHDRSVLCTVKGDAPDAHAHHHH
- a CDS encoding phosphotransferase family protein, whose protein sequence is MNEIPYKLNFEKLCSELELGDLIGTPTAISGGLLHRTYALVTSLDKYAVKALNPQIMLRPEAVTNYRQSERIANKLADTIAAQPAMIFNGNAVHHIEDQYYLVFQWIDGQTFQSMDITPLHCEQIGTILGQIHRTDCSSILDTSLQPAKQLEIDWNGYVKRGLHENIEWAPLLENHAHKLYEWTAKANTASTILSVDQVISHRDLEPKNVMCRHNKPIIIDWESAGRINPLHDLVETAIYWSVLDTGIVSQVKFMAFVRAYRKQAGEPKADWGMVLNHGYEGKLAWLEYSLKRSLKIECTDQAEQQLGTSQVSGTLESLQRYENMSGEIEGWLNA
- a CDS encoding VOC family protein: MVKQGFTHCLQMFPSVNMAATAGFYERIGFRVVRYLDASEPHVCLYMDQIEIVLTQSNQEAIVPNREVHGYGYDAYFITDNQEQMEKTLREFGVNIVRPLATTDYNNKEFVFEDIDRRWIAVGNKQ
- a CDS encoding isoprenyl transferase, which translates into the protein MITKKKLGQEIQNDHFPNHIAIMMDGNGRWAKQRGLPRTAGHYAGMKTMRKIIRICCKMNLKYLTLYAFSSENWKRPKDEVDYILSLPEQFFDEATLQEFDENNIRVQFLGDIRKFSTGLTDMMQSTVERTKNNDGMILNFAMNYGGRADIMHAMEQIVASGIHPDEITEELFESYLYTEGQPSPELIIRTSGEIRLSNFLLWQSATSELWFTPTYWPDFNQKLLNSAIQEYIERKTRE
- a CDS encoding RNA polymerase alpha subunit C-terminal domain-containing protein, coding for MAKTNKTLRTCEQGHQYYKSSDCPTCPVCEKKRKPLTGFLSLLSAPARRALEHEGITTVQELANHREKDILKLHGIGPSSMPSLRKSLEEEGLRFKD
- a CDS encoding GNAT family N-acetyltransferase encodes the protein MKTIASYFDPFPILETERTRLRPITYSDLEDMYGYCSHPDVSRYTTWDKHKSKEDTKAFIDFVLSRYEADQLGSWGIEYKPTGKLIGSCNYLNCDSHTMKAEIGYVLSHEYWNKGIMTEVVNRIIEFGFTEVGLVRIQAMCMINNTGSAKVMEKTGMKFEGVLRNYAKVKQELHDLNMYAITIEDYRSLRSV
- a CDS encoding Imm7 family immunity protein, whose protein sequence is MYEFHGWVVLRYHTHDTNERLQDEAVERFIQYIKEVDSMNLSMVKRYNLQDSWIISGLHNHSKAYVIDAFHWIAIHLPGSYGLLYIHDDENQDENDCFTVRRLVRGQVTLEKDPFLSPYIPTVEDKFDPTRGD
- a CDS encoding DUF2569 domain-containing protein, whose translation is MQPQTEEQKVDYRPLGISGLGGWLVLVQIGLYLTMIMVLVQLFQYSLTALNPGTWEILTSDQSSFYHPWWGAIIIFEVTYNVLFFIFSIVTLVMFYRKKSVFPRLMIIFYSISLAVSIIDYLLLLQIPIARELEDGSGLTGIVRLVITCAIWIPYFIKSERVRNTFIR
- a CDS encoding radical SAM protein, which produces MAAKNRYKSLELETPGVYELEGLEVGVTSNCNYKCDYCCAYNRDDGKCISAQEVIRIISELPRLKRVRLSGGEVTLKYQDCLDIVTYCAAHGIDTQLNTNATLLTEERIHALRDAGLSNIHISFNYTEPNAYAAYYRVHPRMYERLEQNIRLCTEAGLETVLETLLFEGTQANMRAISEKVYDMGVRIHEIQNSIVMPHSNWSQITSKESLVHSVRELITHKKPDTTLYFTCMDRFANQLGFREEPGVYFSNCVDGTKQLHLHGNGDILICELCHPVVIGNIYQGTSLKDIYANQPRALSDFLEKLPCPAYDALFPNEQNA
- a CDS encoding phosphodiester glycosidase family protein, yielding MLKIYEKPTKQDSYRRENDPTNSNEHNLPNRLRKWLILTLVLSITIGSILYSLADRYLIRHVEVVVADDTTNTESLASNDATQTSSEVNATSDDWSYTSDDMQINIEKVQTGTGSDQITYYVADVTVADASSLRTALADNSFGTNIIENTSDIAAANNAIFAINGDYYGFRDDGVIIRNGTVYRDSPTRDALALFNDGTIKTYNETEVSSSELLAEGVTNTLSFGPILIQNGEIVSDFSSVKIDTNFGNRSIQDANPRTAIGMIAPNHYVFVVVDGRQDESRGMTLAELAAVMKDLGATEAYNLDGGGSSTMYFMGRVVNNPLGRDQERGVSDILYLKEGEAS